In the Xiphias gladius isolate SHS-SW01 ecotype Sanya breed wild chromosome 7, ASM1685928v1, whole genome shotgun sequence genome, AGACCTTTAAACATTAAAGTTAAGACTTTTCGATGCCTTTCAGGGCCCTTTTCATTGGaggaaactgaaatcagtggggtttttttaagacttttcaggACCTCCGGATGCCCCGGCATCAGTGTACATGGGTGGGTCTTACCCAGCAGCGGGCCCAGGCAGTAGACCAGGCAGTAGTCCAGGAAGGAGTTTCCACTGCAGGGGAACTGTGTGGAGAAGGCCAAGGCCGGGTTAAACACCGCTCCCGTCACTCTGCCACctggacgcacacacacacacacacacacgtacacactcgCATTAGCGAGCTTACAAGGACGGAAACTGTAGCCTCGTTCCTTCACAACGAACAGGCTGAACGGGCTCTTAACTCCGGCTTTTCTTCTCACAAAAAGGCGGTCGTTTGCTTGCTGCTCTTTCATGTCATAGAGAGTTCAAACACAAGAACACATGAATGAAATGAGGCACAACAAAGCGACATCACGAATTCTATTTTACGggtttccaaaaaaacaaaaaaaaaagttatttactaaaagcaaaacaaaagaaacgtTAAATTTGCTTTAAATAAGCTTTTAGCTTAGAAGAGAATTTACGTACGTGTTCTTAGTCTCTCCTTAGttctctgttcctcctctcttACTTCACATgtacagacgcacacacacacacacacacacgcacacaccgcGTGCTTGAGCTTTAAGCTGCGGGACGGCTAGCCTCCTTCCTTGTCACAACCAGGCTGCGCCTTAACTCCGGCTTTTTTCTCGGTACAAAGACGGACGTCGTTTGCTTGCTCAGTGTTTCATGTTCACAGTTTGTTCACAGAgctcaaacaaaacatgaaacaacaaaGCGACAACAGACGAAGACGCATTTACAttcttcacacacaaaaaaaagccaaccACACTAAAGCCTCAAAAAAGGTTATTTCGCagttaaattttcttttttatttgctttctttgggaaGAGTTTAACCTTGGTTAACTTTGAACTCTgagttcttcttctctcctccctccgcTTCCACATTCATTATATTACTTTGTCTGTTGTGAGCGTCAGATGGCCcccaaacaaccaaaaaacaaacagcacgCTGCCTAAGAGGAAGGCCACGCGCGCCGTAGGCGAAGCATTCAGCGGCCATCATGGGATACTAGCACCAACACACACCAACCAGAGAGGgcccaaaccaaaaaaaaccagaccCCAAAGGGAGCCCCGAAGGGTCTGCGGAGGTCCACGACGCAGATGGCACTGTCTGTCCATAGGACCACTCTGGGCGGGGGCTTTCTATGGAAGAGTGGCcggaaaaaagaggaaaacgcGGTTGGAGCTGACCAAACAGCGTGCGCCAGGTTGTCTGGTCGGCCGAGACTACAACTGAACTTTCTGGCCATAATGGGAAATACCATGTGTGGCGCAAACCCATTGACTTTGGGGGGGTGAATACTTGTGCGCACTCCAGACTTCTCTTTAGGTTTAATCAATGTTTGTGTcacactaaaaacacatttcgCAGCCTCAACGTGGCGGGTGCGTTGTGTAAATCAACCCGCAGCGTCGAACCCCCCCAAAAACCCATTTAAATTCCAGGTTGCAAGGAAACGGGAAAAACACCAGGGGGGTGAAGACTTTCCCAGGGGACTGTAGCCCACATGGCCTCGCGCATCTCACgtttgctgttctttttttaaatccagttcTGAGAGACCACTAGAGACCCGCTTAAGTGCCACAGAGCAGGACACTAGGaggctgacctctgacctcacaGTGTCACATCGGTTTACTCAGAGGAGTGCTCGTgctacagaaacacaaacagtgaccCGTATCTTTCACGTGACATGAAGAGAAACTACTAAACAATCGTTGTCTTACCTGCATAAACCACTGCTGCGATGACCGCAGCCACCGCGTGCACGCGGTATTTCTCCTCCACCGATCGCGTGCGCGTAATGGCAGTCTGTACCACAAAGGCGCACGCGAGCTCCACGGCGGCGGCCTCGGGCAGCTGCGCGCGAATGGGGCTGACGCACCGGTAACCTAGCAACTTGTGCCGCACGTGCAGTCTCGACAAGCCCAAGCCCCAGATCACCGGCACCGCGACTCGGGCAGCGGCGGCCGCAGCGAACTGGCACGCGATCCGCCCGAGGGCGCACCGACCCGAGATCCTCGC is a window encoding:
- the aqp11 gene encoding aquaporin-11, which encodes MTADVAVSLSVLAGIVALSYATRRFLNRTLAGTGLSGYAGELVSTFQLCCCTHELKLLSEVGGIEPRLALTLTYLASVVHGLTFCGAIGNPSGALEHAYHARISGRCALGRIACQFAAAAAARVAVPVIWGLGLSRLHVRHKLLGYRCVSPIRAQLPEAAAVELACAFVVQTAITRTRSVEEKYRVHAVAAVIAAVVYAGGRVTGAVFNPALAFSTQFPCSGNSFLDYCLVYCLGPLLGTMSSVLLLDKLVPLLSGRSPPLRLPPETKKRT